TCGCGGCGGCAAAGGCGTCGCCACGGCAGCCGGCATGTTGCTGGGGATCTACCCTCCGGCAGCCTTGCTCGCGGTGCTCGCCTGGCTGCTGACGTTCTACCTGACCCGTACCAGCTCACTGGCTGCGCTGATCGCCACGCCGCTCACCCTGCCGTTGTTGGCCTGGCAGGCTCCGGCGGCATTGCTGCCCATGAGCGTGCTGACCCTGCTGATCGTGTGGCGCCACCGCGGCAATCTACGCGACCTGTTTGCCGGGCGCGAACGGCATTTTTAAAGCGCGTCCTCGCTAACCCTTACAACGGCGACAACTGCTCCATCGGCCAGCGCGCCTGCACGCTGATCGCCAGGCTTTCATGCTGCCCGGCCATCAGACGCTGACAGCCGGCGTAGGCGATCATCGCGCCATTGTCGGTGCAGAACTCAGGCCGCGCGTAGAACACCTCCCCCTTCATCTCGCCAAGCATTTTCTCCAGCGAGCTGCGCAAGGCCTTGTTGGCGCTGACGCCACCAGCAATCACCAGGCGCTGCATGCCGGCCTGCTTCAGGGCGCGTTTGCACTTGATGGTCAAAGTCTCTACCACGGCCTGCTGGAACGCCAGCGCGATGTCGCAACGGGCTTGCTCGCCGTCGTCCCCGACGCTGACGCTCTGCTGCCAGGTATTCAACGCCGAGGTTTTCAAGCCGCTGAAGCTGAACATCAAGCCAGGGCGATCGCACATCGGCCGAGGGAACGTGTAACGACCGGCCACGCCCTTTTCGGCGAGGCGGGCGATTTCCGGACCACCGGGGTAATTGAGCCCCATCATCTTCGCGGTCTTGTCGAACGCTTCGCCGGCCGCGTCGTCCAGCGACTCGCCCAACAAGGTGTATTGGCCGATGCCGTCGACCTGAACCAGCTGCGTATGCCCCCCCGAAACCAACAAAGCGACGAACGGGAACGCCGGCGGTGATTTTTCCAGCATGGGTGCCAGCAAATGCCCTTCCATGTGGTGCACGCCGAGAGCCGGAATGCCCCAGGCAAACGCCAGCGCCTGGGCACAGGAAGCCCCAACCAACAGGGCTCCGACCAATCCAGGGCCTGCGGTATAGGCAATCGCGTCGATCTCCGTCGGCACGCAGCCAGCCTCATCCAATACTTGGCGAATCAACGGCAGCATGCGCTTGACGTGATCACGGCTGGCAAGCTCCGGCACCACGCCGCCATAGGCGCGATGCAGGTCGATCTGACTGAACAGCGCATCGGCCAAAAGCCCGCGTTCACTGTCGTAAAGTGCGACACCGGTTTCGTCGCAGGAGGTTTCAAGTCCCAGTACTAGCATGGGTTTGCGCCTTGTAGAGGCTGAATTCGAAGGCGCGCATAATAGTCGCCACTCCCCCTCCCGACTAGCGGTTTTCGATCAGAGGCTTTGCATTCCTGCCAATGAGGGGTTAACATCCGCAACCCTTAAAAACCGACGACCTCAGCCGCGAATTTTTTGCGACGAGAACGTTGATCCCGGTAATGAAAGAAGGTAGCTCTGGATGCCAGCCGTCAAAGTAAAAGAGAACGAACCCTTCGACGTAGCTCTGCGTCGTTTCAAGCGCTCCTGCGAAAAAGCCGGTGTTCTGGCTGAAGTTCGTAGCCGCGAATTTTATGAGAAGCCAACTTCTGAGCGTAAGCGTAAAGCAGCAGCCGCTGTTAAGCGTCACGCCAAGAAAGTTCAGCGCGAACAGCGCCGCGCCGTTCGTCTGTACTAATACACAGACGTTCGTAGCAAGCTTCTGCCAAGCCCGGCCCTCAGCCGGGCTGTTGGCATTTGCGGATATCGCTTGATGCTTCATCGTCGACGCCGCACACGCGACCGAGACACTGCTTCAAACGTCAGGACTGGCTCTTTTGCCAGCGGTGCACGTCTCTTCTGACGAGCCTAACAAGGCTACTGACGAGCACACCCTATTCTTCAAGCAGACGATCAACTGTGTCGACTGTGCCCATTGATGAGCTTCCGAGACCGCCCACAGGTCAAGACCGGACTCACGGGCAACTTTTATTCGTCGAACACTGATAGAGACTAACGTCAGCGAATGTTCGACAGATACACTCCCTGACACCCCATGCAGACGATAATGCTCGAGCACCCAACGTGCGCTTGAACATTTCACGGGCCCTCATTTACACGCAGTGATGACGAGAACGCCATGGCCGGGCTGATTCCCCAGAGCTTTATTGACGACCTTCTGAACCGCACCGACATCGTCGATGTCGTCAGCTCACGCGTGCAACTGAAAAAAGCCGGCAAGAACTACACCGCCTGCTGCCCGTTCCATAAGGAAAAAACCCCGTCGTTCAGCGTCAGCCCGGACAAGCAGTTCTATTACTGCTTCGGTTGCGGCGCCGGCGGCAACGCCCTCGGCTTCCTGATGGACCACGACAACCTGGATTTCCCCCAGGCCGTCGAGGACCTGGCGAAAGCCGCCGGCATGGAAATCCCCCGCGAAGAAAGTGGCCGTGCGCACAAACCGCGACAACCCACCGACTCGCCGCTGTATCCACTGCTGACGGCCGCCGCCGAGTTCTACCGGCAGGCGCTTAAAAGCCATCCGCAGCGCAAAGCCGCTGTCGATTACCTCAAGGGCCGCGGCCTTACCGGTGAAATCGCCCGGGACTTCGGCCTCGGCTTTGCGCCGCCCGGCTGGGACAACCTGTACAAGCACCTGAGCAGCGATACGCTCCAGCAAAAAGCCATGATTGACGCCGGCCTGTTGGTGGAAAACGCCGAGACCGGCAAACGCTATGACCGCTTCCGTGACCGCGTGATGTTTCCGATCCGCGACAGCCGCGGCCGCATCATCGCGTTCGGCGGCCGAGTGCTGGGAGACGACAAGCCCAAGTACCTGAACTCCCCGGAAACCCCGGTGTTCCATAAAGGCCAGGAACTCTACGGCCTGTTCGAAGCGCGCAAGAACAACCGCAACCTCGACGAGATCATCGTGGTTGAAGGCTATATGGACGTCATCGCCCTGGCCCAGCAAGGCCTGCGCAATGCGGTGGCGACGCTCGGCACCGCCACCAGCGAAGAGCACTTGAAGCGCCTGTTTCGCGTCGTGCCCAGCGTGCTGTTCTGTTTCGACGGCGACCAGGCCGGCCGCAACGCTGCCTGGCGCGCACTCGAAGCCACGCTGTCGAGCCTGCAGGATGGGCGCCGTGCACGCTTCCTGTTCCTGCCCGAAGGCGAAGACCCGGACACCCTGGTGCGTTCCGAAGGTACCGACGCGTTCCGCGCACGCATCAATCAACACGCACAGCCGCTGGCAGACTATTTTTTCCAGCAGTTGACCGAAGAAGCCGACCCGCGCTCGCTTGAGGGCAAGGCCCATATGGCCACCCTCGCAGCGCCGTTGATCGACAAGGTTCCGGGCGCCAATTTGCGCACCCTGATGCGCCAGCGCCTGCTGGAAATCACCGGATTGAGCGGCGAAGCCGTGAGCCAGCTGGTGCATAGCGCCCCTCAGGATGCGCCACCCGCCTACGACCCGGGCATGGATTACGACGCCATGCCGGACTATGCCGACTTCCACCAACCGCAGGAAGCGTATACGCCCCAGCAGGAGTGGACGCCGAAGAAGCCCGGTGCCGGCGGCAAGAAATGGGACAAGAAGCCCTGGAGCAAGAATGGTAAACGCGGCGATCGCGACGAGGCCTACGCCCCGCGCACGCCGGTTGCCGTAGAAGCGCCGACGCTGATTGCCTTGCGCACGCTCATCCACCACCCGCAACTGGCGGGCAAGGTTGAAAGCGCCGATCATTTCGCCAACGAGAGCAACACCTATGCCCAGGTGCTTATCGCCCTGATCGAGGCCGTGCAGAAAAATCCTAAGCTAAACTCAATTCAGCTAATGGCTCGTTGGCATGGCACGGAGCAGGGCCGCCTGTTGAAGGCGCTCGCGGAAAAGGAGTGGCTAATTGACGGCGACAACCTTGAACAACAGTTTTTAGACACCATTAATAGGTTATCCGCGGGTCAGCACACACAGACCCTCGATGAGCTCATCAAGCGAGCAAGGCAGCCGGGATTGTCGGCTGAAGAGCAGATTCAGATAGCAAAACAGATGCGCGACCTCTTAAAACAGAACGTTTGCACATCAAACCCGACCTCAGCTGGCGTGTGAGGTCATAGCTCGGGTATAATCCTCGGCTTGTTTTTTGCCCGCCAAGACCTTCAGTGGATAGGGTGTTATGTCCGGAAAAGCGCAACAGCAGTCTCGTATCAAAGAGTTGATCACCCTTGGTCGTGAGCAGAAGTATCTGACTTACGCAGAGGTCAACGACCACCTGCCTGAGGATATTTCAGATCCAGAGCAGGTGGAAGACATCATCCGCATGATTAATGACATGGGGATCCCCGTACACGAGAGTGCTCCGGATGCGGACGCCCTTATGTTGGCCGACGCCGATACCGACGAGGCAGCCGCTGAAGAAGCCGCTGCCGCGTTGGCCGCGGTGGAGACCGACATCGGTCGCACGACTGACCCTGTGCGCATGTATATGCGTGAAATGGGTACCGTCGAGTTGCTGACACGCGAAGGCGAAATCGAAATCGCCAAGCGTATCGAAGAGGGCATCCGTGAAGTGATGGGCGCAATCGCGCACTTCCCTGGCACGGTTGACCACATTCTCTCCGAGTACACTCGCGTCACCACCGAAGGTGGCCGCCTGTCTGACGTCCTGAGCGGTTATATCGACCCGGACGACGGCATTGCGCCGCCTGCCGCCGAAGTACCGCCGCCTGTCGATCCGAAGGCACCGAAAGCGGACGACGACTCCGACGAAGACGAGGCTGAAGCCAGCACCGACGACGAAGAAGAAGTCGAAAGCGGCCCAGACCCGATCATCGCTGCCCAGCGCTTCGGTGCGGTTTCCGATCAAATGGAAATCACCCGCAAGGCACTGAAAAAGCATGGTCGTGCCAACAAGCAGGCAATTGCCGAGCTGCTGGCCCTGGCCGAGCTGTTCATGCCGATCAAGCTGGTACCGAAGCAATTCGAAGGCCTGGTTGAACGCGTTCGTAGCGCCCTTGAGCGTCTGCGTGCACAAGAGCGTGCGATCATGCAGCTCTGTGTCCGTGATGCGCGCATGCCGCGTACCGACTTCCTGCGCCAGTTCCCGGGCCACGAAGTTGACGAAGCCTGGAGCGATGCCCTGGCCAAAGGCAAGGCGAAATATGCCGAAGCCATTGGTCGCCTGCAGCCGGACATCATCCGTTGCCAGCAGAAACTGAGCGCACTGGAGGCTGAAACCGGCCTGACGATTGCCGAGATCAAGGACATCAACCGTCGCATGTCGATCGGTGAGGCCAAGGCCCGCCGCGCGAAGAAAGAGATGGTTGAAGCGAACTTGCGTCTGGTGATCTCCATCGCCAAGAAGTACACCAACCGTGGCCTGCAATTCCTCGACCTGATCCAGGAAGGCAACATCGGCTTGATGAAGGCGGTGGACAAGTTCGAATACCGTCGCGGCTACAAGTTCTCGACTTATGCCACCTGGTGGATCCGTCAGGCGATCACTCGCTCGATCGCCGACCAGGCCCGCACCATCCGTATTCCGGTGCACATGATCGAGACCATCAACAAGCTCAACCGTATTTCCCGGCAGATGTTGCAGGAGATGGGTCGCGAACCGACCCCGGAAGAGCTTGGCGAACGCATGGAAATGCCTGAGGATAAAATCCGCAAGGTATTGAAGATCGCTAAAGAGCCGATCTCCATGGAAACGCCGATTGGTGATGACGAAGACTCCCATCTGGGTGACTTCATCGAAGACTCGACCATGCAGTCGCCAATCGATGTCGCCACTGTTGAGAGCCTTAAAGAAGCGACTCGCGACGTACTCTCCGGCCTCACTGCCCGTGAAGCCAAGGTACTGCGCATGCGTTTCGGCATCGACATGAATACCGACCACACCCTTGAGGAAGTCGGTAAGCAGTTTGACGTGACCCGCGAGCGGATCCGTCAAATCGAAGCCAAGGCGCTGCGCAAGCTGCGCCACCCGACGCGAAGCGAGCATCTGCGCTCCTTCCTCGACGAGTGATACCAGAACCCCCGGCCCAGGCCGGGGGTTTTGCTTTCTACCGTTAGTTCCACAGATTAACTCCCTGCGACACCCCCGCCCTCGCAATGCCCGTCTACACTCGAGACATTCCCCGTGCCATAACGAGACCGTTATGCCCAGATTGCCGACCGTGATACTGCTGTCGCTGCTGACCTGGACCGCAACGGCTGGCGCGTTGACTCTCACTGATGATGAGCGTAGCTGGCTGACGGACCATCAGGAGCTGCGCCTTGGGGTGGATGCGTCCTGGCCACCCTTTGAATACCGCGATGAGAATGGCCGCTACCAGGGCCTGGCCGCTGATTACGTGCGCCTGATCCAGGATCGCCTGGGCGTCAAGGTCAGTCTGATCGAGCCTACGAACTGGACCGCTGTGCTCGAACAAGCACGCAACAATCAACTCGACCTGCTGCCCGGCATCATGTCTACCCCGGAACGCCAGAGTTTCCTGGCCTTCACGCGCCCCTATCTCGACTTTCCCATCGTGATATTGGCCCATGAAGGCGGCGCGAAGCCGCGCAACCTCAAGGACTTGTACGGGCTGAAAATCGCAGTGGTGGAGAACTATGCGCCTCATGAATTACTGCGCACCCATCATCCGGACCTCAATCTCGTCGCGATGCCTAACGTCAGCTCTACGCTGCAGGCCCTTGCGACCGATGAAGTCGATGCAGTCGTCAGCGACCTGGCGTCCAGCGTCTGGAGCCTGCGCCAGCTGAAACTCGATGGTTTGTATGTCAGTGGCGAAACGCCTTACCGCTATCAGTTGGCAATGGGCGTGCCCCGCGATGGGAAAATACTGGTGGGCATCCTGGACAAGGTGCTCGCCGACCTCAGCCCGGCCGAAACCGACGCGATCCAGCAGCATTGGGTCGGCAGCTTCAGCGATCACCGCACATTCTGGGTAGATTTGTTGACGTACGGTCTCCCCGCCGTGTTGCTGCTAAGCACCGTGCTGGCCATTGTGATTCGGATTAATCGCCGGCTCAGTTCGGAAATTTCCCGCCGAGTAGCGCTTGAGCAGGAACTACGCAGCAGCGAGTACCACTATCGCGGCCTGGTGGAGAGCCTATCCGCCATCGCCTGGGAAGCCAGCATCAGCGACTTCACCTACAGCTACGTGTCGCCCCATGCCGAAGAACTGCTTGGCTACCCCCGCGCCCACTGGTTGATCCCTGGCTTCTGGCGCAACATCATTCACCCTGCCGATCTGACGCGCGCCGAAACATATTGTTTCCGTGAAACTCGCGCCAACCGTGATCACAGCATCGACTATCGCGTTATCACCGCAGACGGCCGCTGCCTGTGGGTACGCGACATCGTCAGCCTGATCGAACACGGCCATGAACCGGTGCTACGCGGCTTGATGATCGATATCAGCGAAGCCAAGCGTACGGAAGAGGCGTTGCAGCTGTCTGAACAGAAGTTTGCCTCGGTGTTCCAGCAGTGCCCGGACATCCTGGTGATCGCCCGACTGGCCGATGGATGCCTGCTTGAAGTCAACAAGGCGTTTGAAGATCAGATTGGCCTGGGCGCCAAGGACGTGGTGGGCAAAACCGCCACCGAGCTGAATATCTGGGGCATTCAGGGCGTCGGTCCGGATTTGCTGCAACGC
Above is a genomic segment from Pseudomonas sp. R5-89-07 containing:
- the tsaD gene encoding tRNA (adenosine(37)-N6)-threonylcarbamoyltransferase complex transferase subunit TsaD; protein product: MLVLGLETSCDETGVALYDSERGLLADALFSQIDLHRAYGGVVPELASRDHVKRMLPLIRQVLDEAGCVPTEIDAIAYTAGPGLVGALLVGASCAQALAFAWGIPALGVHHMEGHLLAPMLEKSPPAFPFVALLVSGGHTQLVQVDGIGQYTLLGESLDDAAGEAFDKTAKMMGLNYPGGPEIARLAEKGVAGRYTFPRPMCDRPGLMFSFSGLKTSALNTWQQSVSVGDDGEQARCDIALAFQQAVVETLTIKCKRALKQAGMQRLVIAGGVSANKALRSSLEKMLGEMKGEVFYARPEFCTDNGAMIAYAGCQRLMAGQHESLAISVQARWPMEQLSPL
- the rpsU gene encoding 30S ribosomal protein S21, coding for MPAVKVKENEPFDVALRRFKRSCEKAGVLAEVRSREFYEKPTSERKRKAAAAVKRHAKKVQREQRRAVRLY
- the dnaG gene encoding DNA primase, giving the protein MAGLIPQSFIDDLLNRTDIVDVVSSRVQLKKAGKNYTACCPFHKEKTPSFSVSPDKQFYYCFGCGAGGNALGFLMDHDNLDFPQAVEDLAKAAGMEIPREESGRAHKPRQPTDSPLYPLLTAAAEFYRQALKSHPQRKAAVDYLKGRGLTGEIARDFGLGFAPPGWDNLYKHLSSDTLQQKAMIDAGLLVENAETGKRYDRFRDRVMFPIRDSRGRIIAFGGRVLGDDKPKYLNSPETPVFHKGQELYGLFEARKNNRNLDEIIVVEGYMDVIALAQQGLRNAVATLGTATSEEHLKRLFRVVPSVLFCFDGDQAGRNAAWRALEATLSSLQDGRRARFLFLPEGEDPDTLVRSEGTDAFRARINQHAQPLADYFFQQLTEEADPRSLEGKAHMATLAAPLIDKVPGANLRTLMRQRLLEITGLSGEAVSQLVHSAPQDAPPAYDPGMDYDAMPDYADFHQPQEAYTPQQEWTPKKPGAGGKKWDKKPWSKNGKRGDRDEAYAPRTPVAVEAPTLIALRTLIHHPQLAGKVESADHFANESNTYAQVLIALIEAVQKNPKLNSIQLMARWHGTEQGRLLKALAEKEWLIDGDNLEQQFLDTINRLSAGQHTQTLDELIKRARQPGLSAEEQIQIAKQMRDLLKQNVCTSNPTSAGV
- the rpoD gene encoding RNA polymerase sigma factor RpoD, which encodes MSGKAQQQSRIKELITLGREQKYLTYAEVNDHLPEDISDPEQVEDIIRMINDMGIPVHESAPDADALMLADADTDEAAAEEAAAALAAVETDIGRTTDPVRMYMREMGTVELLTREGEIEIAKRIEEGIREVMGAIAHFPGTVDHILSEYTRVTTEGGRLSDVLSGYIDPDDGIAPPAAEVPPPVDPKAPKADDDSDEDEAEASTDDEEEVESGPDPIIAAQRFGAVSDQMEITRKALKKHGRANKQAIAELLALAELFMPIKLVPKQFEGLVERVRSALERLRAQERAIMQLCVRDARMPRTDFLRQFPGHEVDEAWSDALAKGKAKYAEAIGRLQPDIIRCQQKLSALEAETGLTIAEIKDINRRMSIGEAKARRAKKEMVEANLRLVISIAKKYTNRGLQFLDLIQEGNIGLMKAVDKFEYRRGYKFSTYATWWIRQAITRSIADQARTIRIPVHMIETINKLNRISRQMLQEMGREPTPEELGERMEMPEDKIRKVLKIAKEPISMETPIGDDEDSHLGDFIEDSTMQSPIDVATVESLKEATRDVLSGLTAREAKVLRMRFGIDMNTDHTLEEVGKQFDVTRERIRQIEAKALRKLRHPTRSEHLRSFLDE